Proteins from one Mercurialis annua linkage group LG7, ddMerAnnu1.2, whole genome shotgun sequence genomic window:
- the LOC126654948 gene encoding uncharacterized protein LOC126654948 encodes MRINYVRVKVPDLIRNLKIVVHSVYLPFPRIDPVAAAFDGMLGMQSEGGGSSGSSTDQVEVTAVPVGSGLGSCAAVNMDENGNCTTTGALIPSFEQQFKTTVDLDEYHGL; translated from the coding sequence ATGAGGATTAACTATGTGAGAGTTAAGGTGCCTGACTTGATTCGGAATTTGAAGATTGTTGTGCATAGTGTTTACTTGCCTTTTCCGAGGATTGATCCTGTGGCTGCTGCTTTTGATGGAATGTTGGGAATGCAATCTGAAGGTGGAGGATCATCAGGATCATCGACTGATCAAGTAGAAGTTACTGCTGTGCCTGTGGGATCAGGATTGGGATCTTGTGCTGCTGTCAATATGGATGAGAATGGAAACTGCACTACTACAGGTGCTCTTATTCCTTCTTTTGAGCAACAATTTAAGACTACTGTGGATCTTGATGAATATCATGGCCTCTAA
- the LOC126656833 gene encoding F-box protein SKP2A-like has translation MTAQRMTLHQKFGLIVLFNHFGCIADKSQLEDNAVEAISRHCHDLQDLDLRQSFNLNDFSLYALAHGCPNLTKLNIRGYTLFSDGDLEYLTGFCRKLKILNLCGCVQAASDHALQAIGHNCCQMQLLNLGWCENVGDVGVMSLAYGCPDLRTLDLCGCVCITAIFRNLSWTLQVKVEVMLPKEGVMLLLAHFLLIWQGNPTD, from the exons ATGACTGCTCAACGAATGACCTTGCACCAGAAATTTGGTTTAATTGTTCTCTTCAATCATTTTGGTTGCATCGCG GATAAATCGCAGCTTGAGGATAATGCGGTTGAGGCTATTTCACGTCATTGTCATGATCTTCAGGATCTTGACCTGCGACAAAGCTTTAACCTTAATGATTTCTCCCTGTATGCGCTAGCTCATGGTTGCCCCAACCTTACCAAACTTAACATAAGAGGGTATACATTGTTTAGTGATGGTGATCTTGAATATCTTACTGGGTTTTGCCGAAAACTAAAAATTTTGAATCTTTGTGGATGTGTTCAGGCTGCATCTGACCACGCTTTACAG GCCATTGGACATAACTGCTGTCAGATGCAATTGCTGAATCTGGGATGGTGTGAGAATGTTGGTGATGTTGGAGTGATGAGTTTAGCATATGGATGCCCGGATCTTAGAACTCTTGATTTGTGTGGCTGTGTCTGTATAACAG CAATATTCAGAAATTTAAGTTGGACGTTGCAAGTCAAGGTGGAAGTAATGTTGCCAAAAGAAGGGGTGATGCTTTTGCTTGCGCATTTTCTTCTCATCTGGCAAGGTAATCCTACCGACTGA
- the LOC126656481 gene encoding PLAT domain-containing protein 2-like, translating into MGVNTYLLCFLLFFAFSGLASAVKMCEYEIYVKTANKVGAGTDSRIGVKLTSLVKDSFEIRDLASWGKKGPRYNYFERNALDHFTHKLPCLNAEICSLTLTSDASKFNAPWLCEDFHLSVNDGDFPYGHHFRVNQWLDSRTRSISIDNCSPAMDDDKKSVVTTTTVN; encoded by the exons atgggAGTAAACACTTATCTTCTATGTTTCCTCCTCTTCTTTGCTTTCTCCGGCCTTGCTTCTGCT GTGAAGATGTGTGAGTACGAGATATACGTGAAGACAGCAAACAAGGTGGGTGCAGGAACAGACTCCAGAATTGGAGTAAAGTTGACGAGCCTCGTAAAAGATTCTTTCGAGATTCGAGATCTTGCGTCGTGGGGCAAAAAGGGACCACGATACAACTACTTTGAACGAAACGCTCTCGATCATTTCACCCACAAATTACCTTGCTTGAACGCCGAAATTTGTTCGCTTACATTAACCTCGGATGCATCCAAATTCAATGCGCCATGGTTGTGCGAGGATTTTCACCTCAGCGTAAACGACGGAGATTTCCCATACGGTCACCACTTTCGTGTGAATCAATGGCTGGATAGTCGGACGCGAAGTATTAGCATAGATAATTGTTCTCCGGCAATGGATGATGATAAGAAAAGTGTTGTTACTACTACTACTGTCAATTGA